GCGGACGATCTCCGCCGCCTTGTAGGCCGCGATCCCTCCGCAGACGCCGAGAGCGATCTTCATAATCGAGTCAACGATTGTACTTCCGGAGCGCGCTCGAAAGCGCCGCCCGGTTATCTGATCGGATGCCGGCCGGGCAGGAAGGATTCGCCGCACGGCCTGATACCCCGGGACCCCGTGACTTGAAACCCCAGAGACACCCATCCCGGCGTGTTTCCGTGGCGGGTTGAAAAAGGGGTGCTACCTGCGGCTGATCGCGTTATCGAGCAGATCGCTCACCGAGTCTTTCGCGGTCTTCAGGGGTCCGATCACGTAGCCGACCTTGCCGGCTTCGATCTCCTGCTGCGCGATGCGGCACGGTTTGCGCGAGCCGGTGTCTACCATGGGACGCGAGCCGCCCTGCAGTTGCCGTGCCCGCCGCGCCGCCACCAGGATGTACCGGTAATTGCTGTCGAATCCTTCGATGAGCTTCATGGACTTCCTCACTTGGGCCTGTTTACCGCTGTGGGGCGGCGGATAACTGGAACGTCTTCAGCACCGTCTGAGCCTTCTCGCGCATGTTCTCGCGCAGGTTGGCCTTGGACGCCTCCACGACGGCTTGTTCTTGCGGCGTGAGAGGACGGCCCGCCCTCTTCAGGCGCTCGCCGACCACAATGGCCTTCAATTGATCGATGGAACGTTCCAGCTGGTCGTTCACGAGAATATAGTCGTAATTCGGGTAATTCTCAATCTCTTTCGAGGCCTCGTGCAGCCGCCGCTGGATGACCGCCTCGGAATCGGCCCCCTCCGCCTCGCTCCGCCGCCGCAAGCGCAGCTCCAGCACTTGCCGCGAGGGAGGCAGCACGAAGATGCTGGCTGCCCCGGGGACCTTCTGCTTCACCTGCTTTTCGCCCTGGACGTCGATATCGAGCAGCAGGTCTTTGCCCCGCTTCGCCGCCTCATGCAGAAAGCGCTGCGCCGTACCGTAGTAGTTCCCGAAGACGTCGGCGTACTCAAGGAAGTCGTTGGCCGAGATCATGCGCTCGAACTCGTCGCGCGAGATGAAGTAATACTCGCGCCCATTCTGCTCGCTGCCTCGCTTCGGCCGCGTGGTGTACGAGACGGAGAACTCCAGGTCGGGAACGACCTTGCGGATCTCCGTCACCAGGGTCGACTTCCCTGACCCTGACGGCGCCGAGATGATGTATAGGATCCCGCTCATTCGACGTTCTGCACCTGTTCGCGCGCTTTCTCGATCTCCGACTTCATTGCCAATCCTAACTCCGTGATGCGCAGCCCCTCGCCCGAAACGCCAGACGTCTTCGAGAGCAGCGTATTCGATTCGCGGTTCATCTCCTGCAACAGGAAGTCGAGCTTCTTGCCGACCTCTGTCCCCTGTTCTAGCAGTTGCAGGAAGTGTGCGATGTGGTTGTGCATGCGCACGATCTCTTCCTGGATGTCGCTCCGCTCGGCCAACAGCGCCGCTTCTTGCAGGATGCGGTCTTTCTCCGCGTGCGCTCCGATCAACTCCTTCATCCGCGCTTCCACTTTTTCGAGATAAGAGCGCGAGACCGCGCCGCGCAGCTTCTCGATCTCGCTGGTCGCAGACTTCAACGCCTTCATCCGCTCGCGCAGCTCGCGCTCGATGCCTGCGCCTTCATGGGTGCGCATCTCGTCGAGCAGTGCCATGCATTCGTCGAGCTTCGCCGTGACCGCCGCTTCGAATGCACCGTCCATCGAGGCGAGCGCCGAGTTCAGCGCGCCCGGCATGCGCAGGATGGCGTTCAAGTCAGGCTCCCCGACCACGCCGAAAACGCGGGCCGCCGCGCGGAACGCTTCCACGTATCCGCCGACCAGCGTCTTGTTCACCTCGAACTGCGCGCCGGTGCCGCGCTCAATGGCGAGTGTTACATCCACGTGCCCGCGTGCCAGTCTTTCTTTCAGCGCTTTGCGCATCTTCATCTCGAGCGCGTCGGTCTCAGACGGCATGCGCAGGTTCAGGTCGAGGAAGCGATGGTTCACCGACTTCAACGACAGGGTGAAGCCGAGCTGGTCGCCGGCTTGCCCTTTTACCTGCGCGAACGCGGTCATGGAGCGAACTGGCATAGTGGATCGCCGCTACCGGGTTGCAGATATCGGGTCGCGGGTATCTTACCTTGTCGCCCTACTCGCGACCCTGATCGTCGCCCTCAAATAATGGACGGCTTATATCATCGGGATCTTGGGATCGAGCTCGACGAACTGCAGGTCATAGAGCCTGCGATATGTCCCCAGGCGTCCCATCAAGTCCTCATGCGTGCCCGCGTCGGTAATGCGTCCTTCTTCGAGCACAACGATGCGCGTGGCGCGGCGCACGGTCGAGAGTCGATGCGCGATCACGAAGACGGTGCGGTTGGCCATCAGGTTGCCGATCGCCGATTGCACCAGCGCTTCACTCTCGGTATCGAGCGCCGAGGTCGCTTCGTCCAGGATAAGGATGGGGGCGTTCTTCAGGATGGCGCGCGCGATGGCGATGCGCTGCCGCTCGCCGCCGGAGAGCCGCAACCCTTTTTCGCCGATCACCGTGTCGTACCCTTCGGGCATGTTCAGGATGAAATCGTGCGCCAGCGCCGCCTTGGCCGCGGCCTCGATCTCCTGCTGCGAGACCTGCTGGCGTCCATACGCGATGTTCGCGCGCACGGTGTCGTTGAACAGGATGGTCTCCTGGGTCACGATGCCGATCTGTGCGCGCAACGAAGCCAGCGTGACCTCGCGGATGTCCTGCCCGTCGAGCGTGATCCGGCCATCGCTCACGTCGAAGAATCTTGGGATCAGGTGGACGAGCGTGCTCTTGCCCGCGCCGCTCGAGCCGACCACGGCCAGCACCTCGCCACGCTTCACCGTCAAGTCGATGCCGTGCAGGATGCCGCGTTCTTCGTTCCCGCGTTCTTGGTCGCCACCTCCGTAGGTGAAGCTGGCCTTCTCGAAGCGGACCGCGTCGCGGAACGGCGGCAGCGCCTTCGCTCCCGGCCGTTCTTTCACCTCGTCCTGTTCATCGAGGAACTCGAAGATCGAAGACGATGCGCCCAGCGCCTGCTGGAAATTATTGTTGTAGATGGCGAACTTGCGCACCGGATCGTAAAGCTTGAATACCGCGAAGATGAATGCGACGAAGACGCCGGGCTTGATGTATCCCACCTTGATGTAGTCGCGCCCCAGCAGCAACAACAAG
This window of the Acidobacteriota bacterium genome carries:
- the rpoZ gene encoding DNA-directed RNA polymerase subunit omega, with the protein product MKLIEGFDSNYRYILVAARRARQLQGGSRPMVDTGSRKPCRIAQQEIEAGKVGYVIGPLKTAKDSVSDLLDNAISRR
- a CDS encoding ABC transporter ATP-binding protein/permease, which produces MRQLMRLLRYVRPYWLQLSASVVLMALVGLFDAFRILLVGPMLDRVLRPDTGSDNIVLFTVPGGGPTVYLQQFVPAHFHNAWTVVAFALVVSTLVKGVCDYLGTYLVNFAGYGLITDLRNHIYDGILRRSAAFFQKHTTGTLLSTIINDIEKVQFAMSTVLAEFLQQFFILLFTAAVVVVLGGKLAWVLLLFIPFIFYSARRIGKRVRSTTRKGQDKLADIQNILHETITGNRIVKAFNMEAWESSRFRGAAQKLFRANLRSVAAYSLTGPMMELLGALAIALLLLLGRDYIKVGYIKPGVFVAFIFAVFKLYDPVRKFAIYNNNFQQALGASSSIFEFLDEQDEVKERPGAKALPPFRDAVRFEKASFTYGGGDQERGNEERGILHGIDLTVKRGEVLAVVGSSGAGKSTLVHLIPRFFDVSDGRITLDGQDIREVTLASLRAQIGIVTQETILFNDTVRANIAYGRQQVSQQEIEAAAKAALAHDFILNMPEGYDTVIGEKGLRLSGGERQRIAIARAILKNAPILILDEATSALDTESEALVQSAIGNLMANRTVFVIAHRLSTVRRATRIVVLEEGRITDAGTHEDLMGRLGTYRRLYDLQFVELDPKIPMI
- a CDS encoding YicC family protein translates to MPVRSMTAFAQVKGQAGDQLGFTLSLKSVNHRFLDLNLRMPSETDALEMKMRKALKERLARGHVDVTLAIERGTGAQFEVNKTLVGGYVEAFRAAARVFGVVGEPDLNAILRMPGALNSALASMDGAFEAAVTAKLDECMALLDEMRTHEGAGIERELRERMKALKSATSEIEKLRGAVSRSYLEKVEARMKELIGAHAEKDRILQEAALLAERSDIQEEIVRMHNHIAHFLQLLEQGTEVGKKLDFLLQEMNRESNTLLSKTSGVSGEGLRITELGLAMKSEIEKAREQVQNVE
- the gmk gene encoding guanylate kinase, translated to MSGILYIISAPSGSGKSTLVTEIRKVVPDLEFSVSYTTRPKRGSEQNGREYYFISRDEFERMISANDFLEYADVFGNYYGTAQRFLHEAAKRGKDLLLDIDVQGEKQVKQKVPGAASIFVLPPSRQVLELRLRRRSEAEGADSEAVIQRRLHEASKEIENYPNYDYILVNDQLERSIDQLKAIVVGERLKRAGRPLTPQEQAVVEASKANLRENMREKAQTVLKTFQLSAAPQR